From one Amia ocellicauda isolate fAmiCal2 chromosome 17, fAmiCal2.hap1, whole genome shotgun sequence genomic stretch:
- the LOC136712319 gene encoding hemoglobin subunit epsilon-like, producing the protein MVQWTDDERKAIASVWSKVDVESTGHQALVRLLIVYPWTQRYFSSFGNLSSSSAIMGNPKVKSHGKTVLTALGDAVNNLDNIKETYSKLSELHSEKLHVDPENFRLLGETLIIVLAGKLGAEFTPAVQAAWQKLLGVVISALGRQYH; encoded by the exons ATGGTGCAGTGGACCGACGACGAGCGCAAAGCCATCGCCTCCGTCTGGAGCAAGGTTGATGTGGAAAGCACCGGGCACCAGGCCTTGGTCAG GCTCCTGATCGTGTACCCCTGGACTCAGCGCTACTTCAGCAGCTTTGGAAACCTGTCCAGTAGCTCCGCTATCATGGGAAACCCCAAAGTCAAGAGCCATGGCAAGACCGTGCTGACCGCGCTGGGAGACGCCGTGAACAACCTGGACAACATCAAAGAGACCTACAGCAAACTGAGCGAGCTGCACTCCGAGAAGCTGCATGTGGACCCCGAGAACTTCAGG CTCCTTGGTGAGACTCTGATCATCGTCCTCGCAGGGAAGTTGGGGGCAGAATTCACCCCCGCAGTCCAGGCTGCCTGGCAGAAGCTGTTGGGCGTTGTCATCTCCGCCCTGGGCAGACAGTACCACTAA
- the luc7l gene encoding putative RNA-binding protein Luc7-like 1 isoform X4 codes for MDLGECSKIHDLALRADYEIASKDRDLFFELDAVDHLESFIADCDRRTELAKKRLAETQEEISAEVAAKAEKVHELNEEIGKLLAKAEQLGAEGNVDEAQKVLQEVEKVRSRKREAEEEYRNSMPASSFQQQKLRVCEVCSAYLGLHDNDRRLADHFGGKLHLGFIQIREKLEQLKKTVAEKQEKRNQERLKRREEREREERMRKRGDSSLTDAPGELPRGAASGTRSRSRERRRSRSRERRRRRSRSSSRERRRSHSRSRDRERRRRHRSRSRSKGHRHSREHSRDHGSKHKSSRDRERSSRDRSRDRDRKKGSSERRQESVNGKADSRRSEEREAGEI; via the exons ATGGACCTGGGCGAGTGCTCGAAGATTCACGACCTGGCACTCAGGGCGGATTACGAGATTGCCTCCAAGGACAGAGATCTCTTCTTCGAACTAGAT GCCGTGGATCATCTTGAATCCTTCATCGCTGATTGTGACAGAAGAACAGAGCTGGCGAAGAAGCGACTGGCTGAAACTCAGGAAGAAATAAGTGCTGAAGTTGCAGCTAAG GCTGAGAAGGTGCATGAGCTGAATGAGGAGATTGGAAAGCTGCTGGCCAAGGCAGAGCAGCTGGGGGCCGAGGGCAACGTGGACGAGGCTCAGAAGGTCCTGCAGGAGGTGGAGAAGGTCCGCAGCAGGAAGCGAGAAGCAGAG GAGGAGTACAGGAACTCGATGCCAGCCTCCAGTTTCCAGCAGCAGAAGCTGCGCGTGTGCGAGGTGTGTTCTGCCTACCTTGGTCTCCATGACAACGACCGCCGCCTGGCCGACCACTTCGGAGGCAAACTGCACTTGGGCTTCATCCAGATCCGCGAGAAACTGGAGCAGCTGAAG AAAACTGTGGCAGAGAAGCAAGAGAAACGAAACCAAGAGCGTCtgaagaggagagaagagagggagCGTGAAGAGAGAATGAGGAAGAG AGGGGATTCCTCATTGACTGATGCCCCAGGAGAACTGCCTAGGGGAGCTGCATCAGG GACCAGATCTCGGAGCCGGGAGCGTAGGAG GTCTCGCTCCCGGGAGCGCAGGAGGCGGCGCTCCCGCTCATCGTCCCGGGAGAGGAGGAGGTCCCATTCGCGCTCCAGAGACCGGGAGAGGAGGCGCCGGCACCGCAGCCGCTCACGCAGCAAGGGCCACCGGCACAGCCGGGAGCACAGCCGAGACCACGGCTCCAAGCACAA GTCTTCCAGGGATCGTGAGCGTTCTTCCAGGGACCGGTCGCGCGATCGGGACCGGAAGAAGGGCTCTTCGGAGCGAAGACAGGAGAGTGTGAACGGGAAGGCTGACTCGCGGAGAtcggaggagagggaggcgggAGAGATCTGA
- the luc7l gene encoding putative RNA-binding protein Luc7-like 1 isoform X1, with translation MSAQAQMRALLDQLMGTARDGDETRQRVKFTDERVCKSHLLNCCPHDILAGTRMDLGECSKIHDLALRADYEIASKDRDLFFELDAVDHLESFIADCDRRTELAKKRLAETQEEISAEVAAKAEKVHELNEEIGKLLAKAEQLGAEGNVDEAQKVLQEVEKVRSRKREAEEEYRNSMPASSFQQQKLRVCEVCSAYLGLHDNDRRLADHFGGKLHLGFIQIREKLEQLKKTVAEKQEKRNQERLKRREEREREERMRKRGDSSLTDAPGELPRGAASGTRSRSRERRRSRSRERRRRRSRSSSRERRRSHSRSRDRERRRRHRSRSRSKGHRHSREHSRDHGSKHKSSRDRERSSRDRSRDRDRKKGSSERRQESVNGKADSRRSEEREAGEI, from the exons ATGTCGGCCCAGGCTCAGATGAGAGCTTTGCTCGACCAGTTAATGGGGACAGCGAGGGACG GCGATGAAACGCGACAGAGGGTGAAGTTCACTGACGAACGCGTCTGCAAAAGCCATCTGCTGAACTGCTGCCCCCATGACATTCTCGCTGGCACG CGTATGGACCTGGGCGAGTGCTCGAAGATTCACGACCTGGCACTCAGGGCGGATTACGAGATTGCCTCCAAGGACAGAGATCTCTTCTTCGAACTAGAT GCCGTGGATCATCTTGAATCCTTCATCGCTGATTGTGACAGAAGAACAGAGCTGGCGAAGAAGCGACTGGCTGAAACTCAGGAAGAAATAAGTGCTGAAGTTGCAGCTAAG GCTGAGAAGGTGCATGAGCTGAATGAGGAGATTGGAAAGCTGCTGGCCAAGGCAGAGCAGCTGGGGGCCGAGGGCAACGTGGACGAGGCTCAGAAGGTCCTGCAGGAGGTGGAGAAGGTCCGCAGCAGGAAGCGAGAAGCAGAG GAGGAGTACAGGAACTCGATGCCAGCCTCCAGTTTCCAGCAGCAGAAGCTGCGCGTGTGCGAGGTGTGTTCTGCCTACCTTGGTCTCCATGACAACGACCGCCGCCTGGCCGACCACTTCGGAGGCAAACTGCACTTGGGCTTCATCCAGATCCGCGAGAAACTGGAGCAGCTGAAG AAAACTGTGGCAGAGAAGCAAGAGAAACGAAACCAAGAGCGTCtgaagaggagagaagagagggagCGTGAAGAGAGAATGAGGAAGAG AGGGGATTCCTCATTGACTGATGCCCCAGGAGAACTGCCTAGGGGAGCTGCATCAGG GACCAGATCTCGGAGCCGGGAGCGTAGGAG GTCTCGCTCCCGGGAGCGCAGGAGGCGGCGCTCCCGCTCATCGTCCCGGGAGAGGAGGAGGTCCCATTCGCGCTCCAGAGACCGGGAGAGGAGGCGCCGGCACCGCAGCCGCTCACGCAGCAAGGGCCACCGGCACAGCCGGGAGCACAGCCGAGACCACGGCTCCAAGCACAA GTCTTCCAGGGATCGTGAGCGTTCTTCCAGGGACCGGTCGCGCGATCGGGACCGGAAGAAGGGCTCTTCGGAGCGAAGACAGGAGAGTGTGAACGGGAAGGCTGACTCGCGGAGAtcggaggagagggaggcgggAGAGATCTGA
- the luc7l gene encoding putative RNA-binding protein Luc7-like 1 isoform X2 gives MQIGTVYEEARSDETRQRVKFTDERVCKSHLLNCCPHDILAGTRMDLGECSKIHDLALRADYEIASKDRDLFFELDAVDHLESFIADCDRRTELAKKRLAETQEEISAEVAAKAEKVHELNEEIGKLLAKAEQLGAEGNVDEAQKVLQEVEKVRSRKREAEEEYRNSMPASSFQQQKLRVCEVCSAYLGLHDNDRRLADHFGGKLHLGFIQIREKLEQLKKTVAEKQEKRNQERLKRREEREREERMRKRGDSSLTDAPGELPRGAASGTRSRSRERRRSRSRERRRRRSRSSSRERRRSHSRSRDRERRRRHRSRSRSKGHRHSREHSRDHGSKHKSSRDRERSSRDRSRDRDRKKGSSERRQESVNGKADSRRSEEREAGEI, from the exons ATGCAGATCGGTACAGTATATGAGGAAGCTCGCA GCGATGAAACGCGACAGAGGGTGAAGTTCACTGACGAACGCGTCTGCAAAAGCCATCTGCTGAACTGCTGCCCCCATGACATTCTCGCTGGCACG CGTATGGACCTGGGCGAGTGCTCGAAGATTCACGACCTGGCACTCAGGGCGGATTACGAGATTGCCTCCAAGGACAGAGATCTCTTCTTCGAACTAGAT GCCGTGGATCATCTTGAATCCTTCATCGCTGATTGTGACAGAAGAACAGAGCTGGCGAAGAAGCGACTGGCTGAAACTCAGGAAGAAATAAGTGCTGAAGTTGCAGCTAAG GCTGAGAAGGTGCATGAGCTGAATGAGGAGATTGGAAAGCTGCTGGCCAAGGCAGAGCAGCTGGGGGCCGAGGGCAACGTGGACGAGGCTCAGAAGGTCCTGCAGGAGGTGGAGAAGGTCCGCAGCAGGAAGCGAGAAGCAGAG GAGGAGTACAGGAACTCGATGCCAGCCTCCAGTTTCCAGCAGCAGAAGCTGCGCGTGTGCGAGGTGTGTTCTGCCTACCTTGGTCTCCATGACAACGACCGCCGCCTGGCCGACCACTTCGGAGGCAAACTGCACTTGGGCTTCATCCAGATCCGCGAGAAACTGGAGCAGCTGAAG AAAACTGTGGCAGAGAAGCAAGAGAAACGAAACCAAGAGCGTCtgaagaggagagaagagagggagCGTGAAGAGAGAATGAGGAAGAG AGGGGATTCCTCATTGACTGATGCCCCAGGAGAACTGCCTAGGGGAGCTGCATCAGG GACCAGATCTCGGAGCCGGGAGCGTAGGAG GTCTCGCTCCCGGGAGCGCAGGAGGCGGCGCTCCCGCTCATCGTCCCGGGAGAGGAGGAGGTCCCATTCGCGCTCCAGAGACCGGGAGAGGAGGCGCCGGCACCGCAGCCGCTCACGCAGCAAGGGCCACCGGCACAGCCGGGAGCACAGCCGAGACCACGGCTCCAAGCACAA GTCTTCCAGGGATCGTGAGCGTTCTTCCAGGGACCGGTCGCGCGATCGGGACCGGAAGAAGGGCTCTTCGGAGCGAAGACAGGAGAGTGTGAACGGGAAGGCTGACTCGCGGAGAtcggaggagagggaggcgggAGAGATCTGA
- the LOC136712815 gene encoding cytoglobin-1, giving the protein MVILTEEDRKNIREVWSLVYQDPEGNGAVVVMRLFTDHPETKSYFKNFKNIETKEEMESNPRIKLHGMRVMEALNQVIVNMDNWDAVTTIFTPLAEKHRDVYQIHLHNYKLLFGVIIKVFKEALGTAFTDAACDSWNKVFQLLYDFMESSYEGAEDS; this is encoded by the exons ATGGTTATCTTAACTGAAGAGGACCGTAAGAACATAAGGGAAGTGTGGTCCCTAGTGTACCAGGATCCTGAAGGAAACGGCGCAGTGGTGGTCATGAG GTTATTCACCGACCACCCAGAAACCAAGAGCTATTTTAAAAACTTCAAGAACATTGAAACCAAGGAGGAGATGGAGAGCAACCCCAGGATCAAGCTCCATGGGATGCGAGTGATGGAGGCACTGAACCAGGTGATCGTCAACATGGACAACTGGGATGCTGTGACCACGATCTTCACCCCGCTGGCTGAGAAACACCGAGACGTCTACCAGATTCACCTCCACAACTACAAG CTTTTGTTTGGTGTGATTATAAAGGTCTTTAAGGAAGCTTTGGGCACTGCCTTTACTGATGCAGCCTGTGATTCTTGGAACAAAGTCTTCCAACTGCTCTACGACTTCATGGAGTCGTCTTATGAAGGTGCTGAAGATTCATAG
- the luc7l gene encoding putative RNA-binding protein Luc7-like 1 isoform X3: MLSVGCVRAVDHLESFIADCDRRTELAKKRLAETQEEISAEVAAKAEKVHELNEEIGKLLAKAEQLGAEGNVDEAQKVLQEVEKVRSRKREAEEEYRNSMPASSFQQQKLRVCEVCSAYLGLHDNDRRLADHFGGKLHLGFIQIREKLEQLKKTVAEKQEKRNQERLKRREEREREERMRKRGDSSLTDAPGELPRGAASGTRSRSRERRRSRSRERRRRRSRSSSRERRRSHSRSRDRERRRRHRSRSRSKGHRHSREHSRDHGSKHKSSRDRERSSRDRSRDRDRKKGSSERRQESVNGKADSRRSEEREAGEI, encoded by the exons ATGCTCAGTGTGGGTTGTGTAAGG GCCGTGGATCATCTTGAATCCTTCATCGCTGATTGTGACAGAAGAACAGAGCTGGCGAAGAAGCGACTGGCTGAAACTCAGGAAGAAATAAGTGCTGAAGTTGCAGCTAAG GCTGAGAAGGTGCATGAGCTGAATGAGGAGATTGGAAAGCTGCTGGCCAAGGCAGAGCAGCTGGGGGCCGAGGGCAACGTGGACGAGGCTCAGAAGGTCCTGCAGGAGGTGGAGAAGGTCCGCAGCAGGAAGCGAGAAGCAGAG GAGGAGTACAGGAACTCGATGCCAGCCTCCAGTTTCCAGCAGCAGAAGCTGCGCGTGTGCGAGGTGTGTTCTGCCTACCTTGGTCTCCATGACAACGACCGCCGCCTGGCCGACCACTTCGGAGGCAAACTGCACTTGGGCTTCATCCAGATCCGCGAGAAACTGGAGCAGCTGAAG AAAACTGTGGCAGAGAAGCAAGAGAAACGAAACCAAGAGCGTCtgaagaggagagaagagagggagCGTGAAGAGAGAATGAGGAAGAG AGGGGATTCCTCATTGACTGATGCCCCAGGAGAACTGCCTAGGGGAGCTGCATCAGG GACCAGATCTCGGAGCCGGGAGCGTAGGAG GTCTCGCTCCCGGGAGCGCAGGAGGCGGCGCTCCCGCTCATCGTCCCGGGAGAGGAGGAGGTCCCATTCGCGCTCCAGAGACCGGGAGAGGAGGCGCCGGCACCGCAGCCGCTCACGCAGCAAGGGCCACCGGCACAGCCGGGAGCACAGCCGAGACCACGGCTCCAAGCACAA GTCTTCCAGGGATCGTGAGCGTTCTTCCAGGGACCGGTCGCGCGATCGGGACCGGAAGAAGGGCTCTTCGGAGCGAAGACAGGAGAGTGTGAACGGGAAGGCTGACTCGCGGAGAtcggaggagagggaggcgggAGAGATCTGA